In the genome of Magnolia sinica isolate HGM2019 chromosome 2, MsV1, whole genome shotgun sequence, one region contains:
- the LOC131232429 gene encoding alanine--glyoxylate aminotransferase 2 homolog 1, mitochondrial isoform X1 produces the protein MIFFSLHFRVQLNIVEGKMQYLFDENGKRYLDAFAGIVTVSCGHCHPDVVNAVMEQTKLLQHTTTIYLHHAIAEFAEALASKMPGNLKVVYFVNSGTEANELAMLMARLYSGNLGMIALRNAYHGGSAGTIGLTALNTWKYAIPQGEIHHVVNPDPYRGVFGSDAARYAKDVQDHIDYGSPGKVAGFIAETIQGVGGAVELAPGYLKLVYDIVRKAGGVCIADEVQSGFGRTGSHYWGFETQGVIPDIVTMAKGIGNGLPLGAVVTTPEIAQVMAQKIQFNTFGGNPVCSSGGLAVLNVIDKEKRQMHCADVGSHLIERLRGLQQKHEIIGDVRGRGLMVGIELVTDRKEKTPAKAETAVLFEKLKDLGVLVGKGGLHGNVFRIKPPMCFTKDDADFLVDALDYAISGM, from the exons atgatttttttttccctacaTTTTCGTGTGCAGCTCAATATTGTGGAAGGCAAGATGCAGTATTTGTTTGATGAGAATGGAAAGCGTTATCTCGATGCTTTTGCAGGTATTGTCACAGTATCTTGTGGGCATTGTCATCCAGATGTTGTTAACGCTGTCATGGAGCAAACGAAACTTCTCCAGCACACTACAACTATATACTTACACCATGCGATTGCCGAATTCGCAGAAGCCCTAGCGTCAAAAATGCCGGGTAACCTAAAG GTTGTATACTTTGTCAATTCTGGGACTGAAGCTAATGAATTAGCCATGCTGATGGCTCGACTATATAGTGGAAATCTTGGCATGATTGCCCTAAGAAATGCATATCATGGTGGTAGTGCGGGAACAATTGGATTAACTGCACTAAATACTTGGAAGTATGCAATACCACAG GGGGAAATTCATCACGTTGTAAATCCAGATCCATATCGTGGGGTATTTGGCTCTGATGCTGCCCGTTATGCCAAAGATGTACAAGATCATATTGACTACGGCAGTCCTGGAAAAGTAGCAGGCTTCATTGCAGAAACCATTCAG GGAGTCGGAGGAGCAGTTGAATTGGCCCCTGGATACCTGAAACTAGTGTATGATATTGTACGGAAGGCTGGCGGTGTCTGCATTGCTGATGAAGTTCAGAGTGGATTTGGTCGAACTGGAAGCCATTACTGGGGATTTGAAACGCAAGGTGTCATTCCTGATATAGTCACGATGGCAAAG GGTATCGGAAATGGATTACCATTAGGAGCAGTTGTAACAACGCCAGAAATAGCACAAGTAATGGCCCAAAAAATTCAGTTTAACACTTTTGGCGGGAATCCTGTATGCTCTTCCGGTGGCCTTGCAGTGCTTAATGTCATTGACAAGGAGAAGCGTCAGATGCATTGTGCTGATGTCGGCTCCCACTTAATCGAGAGACTGAGAGGTCTTCAGCAAAAACATGAAA TCATAGGAGATGTGAGGGGCAGGGGATTAATGGTGGGGATAGAACTCGTGACAGATAGGAAAGAGAAGACGCCTGCTAAGGCTGAAACTGCAGTTTTATTTGAGAAACTGAAAG ATCTGGGAGTATTAGTTGGCAAAGGAGGCCTGCATGGAAATGTTTTCAGAATAAAACCACCTATGTGTTTCACCAAAGACGATgccg ATTTCCTTGTAGACGCGTTGGACTATGCCATCTCAGGGATGTGA